The Rattus rattus isolate New Zealand chromosome 1, Rrattus_CSIRO_v1, whole genome shotgun sequence genome includes a region encoding these proteins:
- the Bag1 gene encoding BAG family molecular chaperone regulator 1, translating into TNAGLADRGGARRPRGDQEPLGPRLRAPRSARETRQSESRAERGLPPSQSSSVRSAASGHDRSTRGAASGACKPRVKKKVRPRSSQSEKVAHSKELTRSKKVNRSKKVTGTQEATQVEEVTTIEEATQTEEITVTEEVTQTEKMAQTEEMVQTEEMEPPTLNVVVTHSNEKYDLLVTPQQGNSEPIVQDLAQLVEEATGVPLPFQKLIFKGKSLKEMETPLSALGMQNGCRVMLIGEKTNPEEEIELKKLKELEVSVEKTANHLEELNKELSDIQQGFLAKELQVEALCRLDRKIKATIEQFMKILEEIDTMVLPENFKDSRLKRKNLVKKVQVFLAECDSVEQYVCQETERLQSTNLALPE; encoded by the exons ACAAACGCGGGCCTGGCGGATCGCGGCGGCGCGCGGCGACCGCGAGGCGACCAGGAGCCGCTGGGACCCCGGCTGCGCGCCCCTCGGTCGGCCCGGGAGACGCGCCAGTCGGAGTCCCGGGCCGAGCGTGGCTTGCCTCCTTCTCAGAGTTCATCTGTCCGCAGTGCAGCCAGCGGGCATGACCGATCCACCAGGGGCGCCGCCTCCGGCGCTTGCAAGCCGCGGGTGAAGAAGAAAGTCCGGCCCCGCTCTTCTCAGAGCGAGAAGGTAGCTCACAGCAAGGAGTTGACTAGAAGTAAGAAGGTGAACCGCAGCAAGAAAGTGACCGGAACCCAGGAGGCGACCCAAGTAGAGGAGGTGACTACGATCGAGGAGGCGACCCAGACCGAGGAGATTACGGTGACGGAAGAGGTGACCCAGACCGAGAAAATGGCCCAGACCGAGGAGATGGTCCAGACGGAGGAAATGGAACCACCCACACTCAACGTGGTCGTCACCCACA gcaATGAGAAGTATGACCTTCTTGTTACCCCACAGCAAGGTAACAGTGAGCCAATTGTCCAAGACCTGGCTCAGCTCGTTGAAGAGGCCACAGGAGTTCCACTACCTTTTCAGAAGCTCATATTTAAGG gcaaatctctgaaagaaatggaaacaccCTTGTCAGCACTTGGAATGCAAAATGGTTGCCGAGTCATGTTAATTGGTGAAAAG ACCAATCCAGAAGAAGAGATTGAgttaaagaagctgaaggagttGGAGGTATCTGTAGAGAAGACAGCTAACCACCTGGAAGAGTTGAATAAAGAGCTTTCTGACATCCAGCAG GGTTTTCTGGCTAAGGAATTACAAGTGGAGGCTCTCTGCAGACTTGATAGGAAAATAAAGGCCACAATTGAGCAATTCATGAAGATCTTGGAGGAGATTGACACAATG GTCCTACCAGAAAACTTTAAAGACAGCAGGCTAAAAAGGAAGAATTTGGTGAAAAAGGTTCAG GTGTTCCTAGCAGAGTGTGATTCAGTGGAGCAGTACGTCTGCCAAGAGACAGAGCGGCTGCAGTCTACAAACTTGGCCCTGCCTGAATGA